One Punica granatum isolate Tunisia-2019 chromosome 3, ASM765513v2, whole genome shotgun sequence genomic window carries:
- the LOC116201188 gene encoding ras-related protein RABH1e, which produces MATVSPLAKYKLVFLGDQSVGKTSIITRFMYDKFDTTYQATIGIDFLSKTMYLEDRTVRLQLWDTAGQERFRSLIPSYIRDSSVAVIVYDVANRQSFLNTSKWIEEVRTERGSDVIIVLVGNKTDLVDKRQVSIEEGDAKSRESGVMFIETSAKAGFNIKPLFRKIAAALPGMETLSSTKQEDMVDVNLKPTNNSSNSEQQGGGCPC; this is translated from the exons ATGGCGACCGTGTCCCCTCTCGCCAAGTACAAGCTCGTCTTCCTCGGCGATCAGTCCGTCGGAAAAACCAGCATCATCACCCGCTTCATGTACGACAAATTCGACACCACCTACCAG GCTACCATTGGAATTGACTTTCTGTCAAAAACGATGTACCTTGAAGACAGGACGGTTCGATTGCAGCTTTG ggaTACTGCCGGACAGGAGAGATTTAGGAGTCTCATTCCGAGCTACATAAGAGATTCTTCTGTCGCAGTCATTGTTTATGATGTAGCGA ATAGGCAATCTTTTCTCAATACTTCAAAGTGGATTGAGGAGGTGCGAACTGAACGAGGAAGTGATGTGATAATTGTCCTTGTTGGAAATAAAACCGATCTTGTTGACAAGAG GCAAGTTTCAATAGAGGAAGGAGATGCCAAGTCCCGAGAGTCCGGAGTCATGTTCATTGAAACTAGTGCAAAAGCTGGATTTAATATTAAG CCTTTGTTCCGCAAGATTGCAGCTGCTTTGCCTGGGATGGAGACACTTTCCTCGACGAAACAGGAAGACATGGTCGACGTGAACCTGAAGCCCACCAACAACTCATCCAATTCGGAACAGCAAGGAGGTGGTTGTCCATGTTAA
- the LOC116201187 gene encoding uncharacterized protein LOC116201187 isoform X2, giving the protein MSLSYRNWDTVCLVGVNDGDFNANAPISCPCFQILNPSFDDVNQHYSVDVLPVYLEDGSLPMRLNCPLHSSQGQDVYSISLLPEEDSVDTDCASQLAALGLLEVQEPCKDRMCLDAQLDCEDFVDYQVESLDAYSPCIVDIDIEKDNYGMLKSNNEKHGSMNNEGLLSNMNRVLRRQVSLKTGQKLMQLLMDNSTMLLKFSSKERPVTERAHDMSNNRWRRYKRAASFDSRKVVILFSILSSLGTLVLIYLTLKVRQNGDASTRNW; this is encoded by the exons ATGAGCCTTAGTTATCGGAATTGG GATACAGTATGCTTGGTGGGTGTTAATGATGGTGATTTCAATGCCAACGCTCCTATCAGTTGTCCATGCTTCCAGATTCTAAATCCGAGTTTCGACGATGTCAACCAGCACTATTCTGTTG ATGTGTTGCCGGTATACCTCGAGGACGGGTCACTTCCGATGAGACTTAACTGTCCGTTACACAGTTCACAG GGGCAAGACGTGTATAGTATTTCATTGTTGCCTGAGGAAGACAGCGTCGACACAGACTGTGCATCACAACTGGCTGCTCTGGGCTTGTTAGAAGTTCAAGAGCCCTGTAAAGATCGTATGTGCTTGGATGCCCAATTGGATTGTGAAGACTTCGTTGATTATCAAGTTGAAAGTTTGGACGCTTATTCTCCGTGCATTGTGGACATAGACATTGAGAAGGACAACTATGGGATGCTTAAGTCCAACAATGAGAAGCATGGAAGCATGAACAATGAGGGTTTGCTCTCT AATATGAACAGGGTTTTGAGGAGACAGGTTAGCTTGAAGACAGGTCAAAAGTTAATGCAACTTCTGATGGACAACAGCACAATGCTTCTGAAATTCAGCTCTAAAG AGAGACCAGTGACGGAAAGGGCTCATGACATGTCAAATAACAGGTGGAGGAGATACAAACGTGCTGCTTCATTCGATTCAAGAAAAGTTGTCATCCTCTTCTCAATCCT GTCAAGCTTGGGAACGTTGGTTCTAATTTACCTGACCCTGAAAGTTAGGCAGAATGGTGATGCCTCCACACGCAACTGGTAA
- the LOC116199665 gene encoding calmodulin-binding transcription activator 3 isoform X2, with protein sequence MADTRRYGASNQPGGSLFLFDRKVLRYFRKDGHNWRKKKDGKTVKEAHERLKAGSIDVLHCYYAHGEDNENFQRRCYWLLEEEHSNIVLVHYLEVKGNRMNIHRIRESEEVIANSQETGPAASYENDTSLSYDLHEDNYQLRPEATDTTASTSCQASEYEDTESAYDNQASSIFHSVAAYQQNAGMEKVDSRVSDHCYSVARSNDYQENLSVIPGMNFLSLTPAEFDSDSNDGGLTFEGRIHLDLSTWDEVLGNYAPGREPLPAPPLFSSADVETPGTTLRQGDDTLGLLFADSFDKKQEPGSHSSVQEESQWLEDHKLHSNSVYHPPSRFQEEEVNHVTSKQNAENSNAGNGYLVMPETSSDVIAEGKASQSSLKQPFSDILLAEDGLKKMDSFNRWMSKELGDVSDIHMQSSSGAYWDTVEGETGVDSSISSQELENAFMLSPSLSHDQLFSIMDFSPIWGYANSEIKVLITGRFLRSHEEVAACQWSCMFGEVEVPAEVIADGVLRCRAPAHKVGRVPFYVTCSNRLACSEVREFEFRVNQKDTENINNESMNEILKMRFAKLLSLSSVPRPNSDLGSLNEKSQLSAKICPLLKEDSCGWDQMLQLPEEEFSLEKMKEQLLQKLLKENLYAWLLEKVAEGGKGASVLDEEGQGVLHFAAALGYDWALQPTILAGVSVNFRDLKGWTALHWAAYCGRERTVASLMSLGAAPGALTDPTPKYPGGRTPADLASSNGHKGIAGYLAVSALRAQLSSLDLDKKEAEVSVSSRGKAVQTISERSPTPCGAGDLPSGLSLKDSLAAVCNATQAAARIHQVFRVQSFQRKLLKEYSDNKFGISNERALSMVAVKGSKLGQIDDSAHVAAIRIQNKYRGWKRRKEFLTIRRQIVKIQAHVRGHQVRKNYKKITWSVGILEKVILRWRRKGSGLRGFKSEALAESSSSMVDATSSNGDDFDLLKEGRKQTEERVQKFLARVKSMVRYPEARDQYSRLLNVVNEIQEAQTSHEMASESYEETAYFDDVINIEDLLDDDSFMPMTS encoded by the exons ATGGCGGACACTCGGAGATACGGCGCCAGCAACCAGCCTG GTGgttctttatttctttttgatCGGAAGGTATTAAGGTACTTTAGAAAAGATGGTCATAACTGGAGGAAGAAAAAGGATGGAAAGACGGTAAAAGAAGCTCATGAAAGGCTCAAG gCTGGAAGTATCGATGTCCTGCATTGCTACTATGCTCACGGAGAAGACAATGAAAACTTTCAAAGACGCTGTTATTGGTTGCTTGAAGA GGAGCATTCGAACATTGTCCTGGTCCACTACCTTGAAGTGAAG GGCAATAGGATGAATATTCACCGTATTCGAGAATCTGAAGAAGTGATTGCCAATTCCCAAGAAACTGGACCTGCAGCCAGTTATGAGAATGATACTTCTCTGTCCTATGATTTACACGAAGACAATTACCAACTTCGGCCGGAGGCCACTGATACAACAGCCTCAACCAGTTGTCAAGCATCAGAGTATGAGGATACTGAATCAG CCTATGATAACCAAGCAAGCTCCATTTTTCACTCTGTTGCTGCCTATCAACAAAATGCTGGAATGGAAAAAGTTGATTCTAGAGTTTCTGATCATTGTTATTCTGTCGCACGTTCAA ATGATTATCAAGAAAACCTTTCTGTCATTCCTGGGATGAATTTTCTCTCCCTCACTCCAGCTGAGTTTGACAGTGACAGTAATGATGGTGGCTTAACATTTGAGGGTAGGATACATCTGGATTTATCCACTTGGGATGAAGTTTTGGGAAATTATGCCCCTGGAAGGGAACCATTACCTGCTCCACCATTATTCTCCTCAGCTGATGTTGAAACCCCGGGGACCACTCTGAGACAAGGAGATGATACGCTGGGACTGCTCTTTGCAGATAGCTTTGATAAGAAGCAGGAGCCTGGAAGTCACTCGAGTGTCCAAGAAGAATCCCAG TGGCTTGAAGATCACAAGCTGCATTCAAATTCAGTATACCATCCACCTTCTAGATTTCAGGAGGAAGAAGTAAATCATGTCACGAGCAAACAGAATGCAGAGAATTCGAATGCAGGAAATGGATATCTTGTGATGCCAGAAACAAGTAGTGATGTCATTGCAGAAGGAAAGGCAAGTCAATCTTCTTTAAAACAGCCATTTTCTGATATCCTCCTAGCAGAAGATGGTCTTAAAAAGATGGACAGTTTCAACCGATGGATGAGTAAAGAACTTGGAGACGTAAGTGATATACATATGCAATCCAGCAGTGGGGCCTACTGGGATACTGTTGAAGGTGAAACTGGGGTTGATTCAAGCATTTCTTCCCAGGAGCTTGAAAATGCCTTCATGTTAAGCCCTTCTCTTTCCCATGACCAGTTATTCAGCATCATGGATTTCTCACCAATTTGGGGTTATGCAAATTCAGAAATTAAG GTCCTGATTACTGGAAGATTCTTGAGAAGTCATGAAGAAGTAGCAGCGTGCCAGTGGTCATGTATGTTTGGGGAAGTGGAAGTCCCAGCTGAGGTTATAGCAGATGGTGTTCTTCGTTGCCGTGCTCCTGCTCACAAGGTGGGGAGGGTCCCCTTTTATGTCACGTGTTCCAACAGGTTGGCATGCAGTGAGGTTCGAGAGTTTGAATTCCGAGTCAACCAAAAGGATACTGAGAATATTAACAATGAAAGCATGAATGAGATTCTAAAGATGCGATTTGCAAAGTTACTATCTTTGAGCTCTGTTCCTCGCCCTAATTCTGACCTTGGAAGCCTAAATGAGAAGTCCCAGTTAAGCGCTAAAATCTGTCCATTGCTTAAAGAGGACAGTTGCGGGTGGGATCAAATGTTACAGCTCCCTGAAGAGGAGTTCTCTTTGGAGAAAATGAAGGAGCAGTTACTGCAAAAGCTGTTGAAGGAGAACTTGTATGCATGGCTGCTAGAGAAGGTTGCAGAAGGCGGAAAGGGTGCTAGTGTATTGGACGAGGAAGGCCAAGGCGTGCTACATTTTGCAGCTGCTCTGGGCTACGATTGGGCCCTACAACCAACAATTCTGGCTGGTGTGAGTGTCAATTTTCGGGATTTGAAGGGTTGGACTGCACTTCATTGGGCAGCCTATTGTGGAAG AGAGCGGACAGTGGCTTCCCTTATGTCACTTGGTGCAGCACCTGGAGCATTAACTGACCCAACTCCCAAGTACCCAGGAGGCAGGACTCCTGCAGACTTAGCCTCCTCCAATGGGCACAAAGGTATTGCAGGTTATCTCGCAGTATCTGCTCTGAGGGCCCAGCTCTCATCCCTTGACTTGGATAAAAAGGAAGCGGAAGTTTCTGTTAGTTCTAGAGGGAAAGCAGTGCAGACTATTTCAGAGCGAAGCCCTACTCCTTGTGGCGCTGGGGACTTGCCTTCTGGGCTTTCACTCAAGGACTCTTTAGCTGCTGTCTGTAATGCTACTCAGGCAGCTGCTCGAATTCATCAGGTGTTCAGGGTTCAGTCTTTCCAGAGAAAGCTGCTAAAAGAGTACAGCGATAATAAGTTTGGGATCTCAAACGAGCGAGCCCTTTCAATGGTTGCAGTTAAGGGCAGCAAGCTGGGACAGATTGATGACTCTGCTCATGTTGCTGCAATTCGTATCCAGAACAAATACCGTGGGTGGAAGCGCAGGAAGGAGTTCTTGACAATCCGCCGGCAAATCGTGAAAATTCAG GCCCATGTGAGAGGCCACCAGGTGAGGAAGAATTACAAGAAGATAACATGGTCTGTTGGAATATTGGAAAAAGTTATACTGCGGTGGAGACGAAAGGGAAGCGGCCTTCGTGGATTCAAATCGGAGGCGCTTGCTGAGTCCTCCTCGAGCATGGTGGATGCAACTTCATCCAATGGAGATGACTTTGATCTTCTGAAAGAAGGTCGAAAGCAGACGGAGGAAAGGGTGCAGAAATTCCTTGCTAGGGTGAAGTCTATGGTTCGGTACCCAGAGGCAAGAGATCAGTACAGTAGGTTACTGAACGTCGTGAACGAGATCCAAGAAGCCCAG ACCAGTCATGAAATGGCATCGGAGAGTTACGAGGAGACAGCATATTTCGATGATGTGATCAATATCGAGGATCTGCTGGACGACGATTCATTTATGCCCATGACATCGTGA
- the LOC116201187 gene encoding uncharacterized protein LOC116201187 isoform X1, with translation MAAASSEQDTVCLVGVNDGDFNANAPISCPCFQILNPSFDDVNQHYSVDVLPVYLEDGSLPMRLNCPLHSSQGQDVYSISLLPEEDSVDTDCASQLAALGLLEVQEPCKDRMCLDAQLDCEDFVDYQVESLDAYSPCIVDIDIEKDNYGMLKSNNEKHGSMNNEGLLSNMNRVLRRQVSLKTGQKLMQLLMDNSTMLLKFSSKERPVTERAHDMSNNRWRRYKRAASFDSRKVVILFSILSSLGTLVLIYLTLKVRQNGDASTRNW, from the exons ATGGCGGCCGCTTCCTCCGAGCAG GATACAGTATGCTTGGTGGGTGTTAATGATGGTGATTTCAATGCCAACGCTCCTATCAGTTGTCCATGCTTCCAGATTCTAAATCCGAGTTTCGACGATGTCAACCAGCACTATTCTGTTG ATGTGTTGCCGGTATACCTCGAGGACGGGTCACTTCCGATGAGACTTAACTGTCCGTTACACAGTTCACAG GGGCAAGACGTGTATAGTATTTCATTGTTGCCTGAGGAAGACAGCGTCGACACAGACTGTGCATCACAACTGGCTGCTCTGGGCTTGTTAGAAGTTCAAGAGCCCTGTAAAGATCGTATGTGCTTGGATGCCCAATTGGATTGTGAAGACTTCGTTGATTATCAAGTTGAAAGTTTGGACGCTTATTCTCCGTGCATTGTGGACATAGACATTGAGAAGGACAACTATGGGATGCTTAAGTCCAACAATGAGAAGCATGGAAGCATGAACAATGAGGGTTTGCTCTCT AATATGAACAGGGTTTTGAGGAGACAGGTTAGCTTGAAGACAGGTCAAAAGTTAATGCAACTTCTGATGGACAACAGCACAATGCTTCTGAAATTCAGCTCTAAAG AGAGACCAGTGACGGAAAGGGCTCATGACATGTCAAATAACAGGTGGAGGAGATACAAACGTGCTGCTTCATTCGATTCAAGAAAAGTTGTCATCCTCTTCTCAATCCT GTCAAGCTTGGGAACGTTGGTTCTAATTTACCTGACCCTGAAAGTTAGGCAGAATGGTGATGCCTCCACACGCAACTGGTAA
- the LOC116199665 gene encoding calmodulin-binding transcription activator 3 isoform X1, producing MADTRRYGASNQPDIRQILLEAQRRWLRPAEICEILQNYKKFRIAPEPASMPRSGSLFLFDRKVLRYFRKDGHNWRKKKDGKTVKEAHERLKAGSIDVLHCYYAHGEDNENFQRRCYWLLEEEHSNIVLVHYLEVKGNRMNIHRIRESEEVIANSQETGPAASYENDTSLSYDLHEDNYQLRPEATDTTASTSCQASEYEDTESAYDNQASSIFHSVAAYQQNAGMEKVDSRVSDHCYSVARSNDYQENLSVIPGMNFLSLTPAEFDSDSNDGGLTFEGRIHLDLSTWDEVLGNYAPGREPLPAPPLFSSADVETPGTTLRQGDDTLGLLFADSFDKKQEPGSHSSVQEESQWLEDHKLHSNSVYHPPSRFQEEEVNHVTSKQNAENSNAGNGYLVMPETSSDVIAEGKASQSSLKQPFSDILLAEDGLKKMDSFNRWMSKELGDVSDIHMQSSSGAYWDTVEGETGVDSSISSQELENAFMLSPSLSHDQLFSIMDFSPIWGYANSEIKVLITGRFLRSHEEVAACQWSCMFGEVEVPAEVIADGVLRCRAPAHKVGRVPFYVTCSNRLACSEVREFEFRVNQKDTENINNESMNEILKMRFAKLLSLSSVPRPNSDLGSLNEKSQLSAKICPLLKEDSCGWDQMLQLPEEEFSLEKMKEQLLQKLLKENLYAWLLEKVAEGGKGASVLDEEGQGVLHFAAALGYDWALQPTILAGVSVNFRDLKGWTALHWAAYCGRERTVASLMSLGAAPGALTDPTPKYPGGRTPADLASSNGHKGIAGYLAVSALRAQLSSLDLDKKEAEVSVSSRGKAVQTISERSPTPCGAGDLPSGLSLKDSLAAVCNATQAAARIHQVFRVQSFQRKLLKEYSDNKFGISNERALSMVAVKGSKLGQIDDSAHVAAIRIQNKYRGWKRRKEFLTIRRQIVKIQAHVRGHQVRKNYKKITWSVGILEKVILRWRRKGSGLRGFKSEALAESSSSMVDATSSNGDDFDLLKEGRKQTEERVQKFLARVKSMVRYPEARDQYSRLLNVVNEIQEAQTSHEMASESYEETAYFDDVINIEDLLDDDSFMPMTS from the exons ATGGCGGACACTCGGAGATACGGCGCCAGCAACCAGCCTG ATATCAGGCAGATACTCTTGGAGGCGCAGCGTCGATGGTTGCGGCCTGCTGAAATTTGTGAAATTCttcaaaattataagaaatttcGGATTGCTCCAGAGCCTGCTAGTATGCCGCGAA GTGgttctttatttctttttgatCGGAAGGTATTAAGGTACTTTAGAAAAGATGGTCATAACTGGAGGAAGAAAAAGGATGGAAAGACGGTAAAAGAAGCTCATGAAAGGCTCAAG gCTGGAAGTATCGATGTCCTGCATTGCTACTATGCTCACGGAGAAGACAATGAAAACTTTCAAAGACGCTGTTATTGGTTGCTTGAAGA GGAGCATTCGAACATTGTCCTGGTCCACTACCTTGAAGTGAAG GGCAATAGGATGAATATTCACCGTATTCGAGAATCTGAAGAAGTGATTGCCAATTCCCAAGAAACTGGACCTGCAGCCAGTTATGAGAATGATACTTCTCTGTCCTATGATTTACACGAAGACAATTACCAACTTCGGCCGGAGGCCACTGATACAACAGCCTCAACCAGTTGTCAAGCATCAGAGTATGAGGATACTGAATCAG CCTATGATAACCAAGCAAGCTCCATTTTTCACTCTGTTGCTGCCTATCAACAAAATGCTGGAATGGAAAAAGTTGATTCTAGAGTTTCTGATCATTGTTATTCTGTCGCACGTTCAA ATGATTATCAAGAAAACCTTTCTGTCATTCCTGGGATGAATTTTCTCTCCCTCACTCCAGCTGAGTTTGACAGTGACAGTAATGATGGTGGCTTAACATTTGAGGGTAGGATACATCTGGATTTATCCACTTGGGATGAAGTTTTGGGAAATTATGCCCCTGGAAGGGAACCATTACCTGCTCCACCATTATTCTCCTCAGCTGATGTTGAAACCCCGGGGACCACTCTGAGACAAGGAGATGATACGCTGGGACTGCTCTTTGCAGATAGCTTTGATAAGAAGCAGGAGCCTGGAAGTCACTCGAGTGTCCAAGAAGAATCCCAG TGGCTTGAAGATCACAAGCTGCATTCAAATTCAGTATACCATCCACCTTCTAGATTTCAGGAGGAAGAAGTAAATCATGTCACGAGCAAACAGAATGCAGAGAATTCGAATGCAGGAAATGGATATCTTGTGATGCCAGAAACAAGTAGTGATGTCATTGCAGAAGGAAAGGCAAGTCAATCTTCTTTAAAACAGCCATTTTCTGATATCCTCCTAGCAGAAGATGGTCTTAAAAAGATGGACAGTTTCAACCGATGGATGAGTAAAGAACTTGGAGACGTAAGTGATATACATATGCAATCCAGCAGTGGGGCCTACTGGGATACTGTTGAAGGTGAAACTGGGGTTGATTCAAGCATTTCTTCCCAGGAGCTTGAAAATGCCTTCATGTTAAGCCCTTCTCTTTCCCATGACCAGTTATTCAGCATCATGGATTTCTCACCAATTTGGGGTTATGCAAATTCAGAAATTAAG GTCCTGATTACTGGAAGATTCTTGAGAAGTCATGAAGAAGTAGCAGCGTGCCAGTGGTCATGTATGTTTGGGGAAGTGGAAGTCCCAGCTGAGGTTATAGCAGATGGTGTTCTTCGTTGCCGTGCTCCTGCTCACAAGGTGGGGAGGGTCCCCTTTTATGTCACGTGTTCCAACAGGTTGGCATGCAGTGAGGTTCGAGAGTTTGAATTCCGAGTCAACCAAAAGGATACTGAGAATATTAACAATGAAAGCATGAATGAGATTCTAAAGATGCGATTTGCAAAGTTACTATCTTTGAGCTCTGTTCCTCGCCCTAATTCTGACCTTGGAAGCCTAAATGAGAAGTCCCAGTTAAGCGCTAAAATCTGTCCATTGCTTAAAGAGGACAGTTGCGGGTGGGATCAAATGTTACAGCTCCCTGAAGAGGAGTTCTCTTTGGAGAAAATGAAGGAGCAGTTACTGCAAAAGCTGTTGAAGGAGAACTTGTATGCATGGCTGCTAGAGAAGGTTGCAGAAGGCGGAAAGGGTGCTAGTGTATTGGACGAGGAAGGCCAAGGCGTGCTACATTTTGCAGCTGCTCTGGGCTACGATTGGGCCCTACAACCAACAATTCTGGCTGGTGTGAGTGTCAATTTTCGGGATTTGAAGGGTTGGACTGCACTTCATTGGGCAGCCTATTGTGGAAG AGAGCGGACAGTGGCTTCCCTTATGTCACTTGGTGCAGCACCTGGAGCATTAACTGACCCAACTCCCAAGTACCCAGGAGGCAGGACTCCTGCAGACTTAGCCTCCTCCAATGGGCACAAAGGTATTGCAGGTTATCTCGCAGTATCTGCTCTGAGGGCCCAGCTCTCATCCCTTGACTTGGATAAAAAGGAAGCGGAAGTTTCTGTTAGTTCTAGAGGGAAAGCAGTGCAGACTATTTCAGAGCGAAGCCCTACTCCTTGTGGCGCTGGGGACTTGCCTTCTGGGCTTTCACTCAAGGACTCTTTAGCTGCTGTCTGTAATGCTACTCAGGCAGCTGCTCGAATTCATCAGGTGTTCAGGGTTCAGTCTTTCCAGAGAAAGCTGCTAAAAGAGTACAGCGATAATAAGTTTGGGATCTCAAACGAGCGAGCCCTTTCAATGGTTGCAGTTAAGGGCAGCAAGCTGGGACAGATTGATGACTCTGCTCATGTTGCTGCAATTCGTATCCAGAACAAATACCGTGGGTGGAAGCGCAGGAAGGAGTTCTTGACAATCCGCCGGCAAATCGTGAAAATTCAG GCCCATGTGAGAGGCCACCAGGTGAGGAAGAATTACAAGAAGATAACATGGTCTGTTGGAATATTGGAAAAAGTTATACTGCGGTGGAGACGAAAGGGAAGCGGCCTTCGTGGATTCAAATCGGAGGCGCTTGCTGAGTCCTCCTCGAGCATGGTGGATGCAACTTCATCCAATGGAGATGACTTTGATCTTCTGAAAGAAGGTCGAAAGCAGACGGAGGAAAGGGTGCAGAAATTCCTTGCTAGGGTGAAGTCTATGGTTCGGTACCCAGAGGCAAGAGATCAGTACAGTAGGTTACTGAACGTCGTGAACGAGATCCAAGAAGCCCAG ACCAGTCATGAAATGGCATCGGAGAGTTACGAGGAGACAGCATATTTCGATGATGTGATCAATATCGAGGATCTGCTGGACGACGATTCATTTATGCCCATGACATCGTGA